The following proteins come from a genomic window of bacterium:
- a CDS encoding ribonucleoside triphosphate reductase yields the protein MFDKIKKRNGEIVKFEAEKITNAIYKAGQATGEFGIDIARKLTLRVLDLAIDIIGDKIPSVEEIQDIVEEVLITSPYKKTAKAYIIYRDQHARLREITTKANLDLVNQYLTKIDWRVNENSNMSFSLQGLNNYVSSEVTKTYWLNSIYPPEVRVAYINGDIHIHDLGCLSVYCVGWDLQDLLTVGFKGAVGKVESKPAKHFRTALGQIVNFFYTLQGEAAGAQAFSNFDTLLAPFIRYDGLGYKEVKQALQEFLFNVNVPTRVGFQTPFTNLTLDLTVPAIYKNQPVIIGGEMKRETYGEFQKEMDILNRAFFEVMLEGDAKGRVFTFPIPTYNITRDFDWDNENTELLWQVTAKYGIPYFSNFINSDMSPDDVRSMCCRLRLDTVELKQRGGGLFGANPLTGSVGVVTINMPRLGYLANSEEDFLKRLEDLMLIAKESLEIKRKIIEKLTDEGLYPYSAFYLRNVKERFGKYWTNHFSTIGLIGMNEACVNLLGKDIGSPEGKEFAVRVMKFMREELLKFQEETGNYYNLEATPAEGTSYRLARADKAKYPDIICANEEEYRKGAEPFYTNSTHLPVNYTDDIFETLELQDELQCLYTGGTVIHLFTGEKVDSPEGVKKLVKVICENFKLPYFTITPTFSVCPEDGYIKGEVHHCEKCGRETEIYSRIVGYLRPISQWNKGKLAEFKVRKTYMMK from the coding sequence ATGTTTGATAAAATAAAAAAAAGAAATGGCGAGATAGTGAAGTTTGAGGCAGAAAAGATTACAAACGCCATATATAAAGCAGGTCAGGCAACAGGTGAGTTCGGGATAGATATAGCAAGAAAACTTACCTTGAGGGTTCTGGACCTTGCTATAGATATCATCGGAGACAAAATCCCCTCAGTTGAAGAGATACAGGATATAGTTGAAGAGGTTCTTATAACATCCCCCTATAAGAAGACAGCCAAAGCATATATTATTTACAGGGACCAGCATGCGAGATTAAGAGAGATAACCACAAAGGCAAACCTTGACCTTGTCAACCAGTATCTTACAAAGATTGATTGGCGGGTCAATGAGAATAGTAATATGAGTTTTTCTCTTCAGGGACTGAATAATTATGTTTCTTCTGAAGTGACAAAGACATACTGGCTGAACAGTATCTATCCACCTGAGGTGAGGGTTGCTTATATAAATGGAGATATACATATACATGACCTCGGCTGCCTCTCTGTATATTGTGTTGGCTGGGACTTACAGGACCTGCTTACTGTAGGGTTTAAGGGTGCTGTAGGGAAGGTTGAAAGCAAACCGGCAAAGCACTTCAGAACCGCACTCGGACAGATTGTAAATTTTTTCTATACACTTCAGGGTGAAGCAGCAGGTGCGCAGGCATTCTCAAATTTTGATACATTACTTGCTCCTTTTATTAGATATGATGGACTGGGTTATAAAGAGGTAAAGCAGGCACTACAGGAATTTTTATTTAATGTTAATGTACCTACAAGGGTAGGTTTTCAGACGCCTTTCACAAATCTTACGCTTGATCTTACAGTACCAGCCATTTATAAAAACCAGCCGGTGATTATAGGTGGAGAGATGAAGAGAGAGACATACGGTGAGTTTCAGAAAGAGATGGATATTCTCAACCGTGCATTTTTTGAAGTTATGCTTGAAGGAGATGCAAAAGGCAGGGTCTTTACTTTTCCTATACCCACATATAATATTACGCGGGACTTTGACTGGGATAATGAAAACACAGAACTTCTCTGGCAGGTAACAGCAAAATACGGGATACCTTATTTCAGTAATTTCATCAATTCCGATATGAGCCCTGATGATGTAAGAAGTATGTGTTGTCGTTTACGACTGGATACAGTGGAACTTAAACAGAGAGGGGGAGGTCTTTTTGGAGCAAATCCTTTAACTGGAAGTGTTGGAGTTGTGACTATTAATATGCCACGGCTTGGGTATCTTGCAAATTCAGAAGAGGACTTTTTGAAGCGACTGGAAGATTTGATGTTGATAGCAAAGGAATCACTTGAGATAAAAAGGAAGATAATAGAGAAATTAACGGATGAAGGACTTTATCCATATTCTGCGTTTTATCTGAGAAATGTGAAGGAGAGATTTGGAAAGTACTGGACAAACCATTTTTCAACCATTGGTCTTATCGGGATGAATGAAGCGTGTGTTAATCTTTTAGGAAAGGACATAGGGAGCCCTGAAGGTAAAGAGTTTGCGGTAAGGGTTATGAAGTTTATGAGGGAAGAACTTCTTAAATTCCAGGAAGAGACAGGGAATTATTACAACCTTGAAGCAACTCCAGCAGAAGGGACAAGTTATCGTCTTGCGAGAGCCGATAAAGCAAAGTATCCGGATATTATCTGTGCCAATGAAGAAGAATACAGAAAAGGAGCAGAACCATTCTATACAAACTCTACACATCTTCCTGTAAATTATACAGATGATATTTTTGAAACACTTGAACTTCAGGATGAACTGCAATGCCTCTATACAGGAGGGACTGTTATACACCTGTTTACAGGAGAAAAGGTTGACAGTCCTGAAGGGGTTAAAAAACTTGTAAAGGTCATATGCGAAAATTTTAAACTTCCTTATTTTACTATCACACCTACATTTTCTGTATGTCCTGAGGATGGATATATCAAGGGAGAGGTTCATCACTGTGAAAAATGTGGCAGGGAAACAGAGATCTATTCAAGGATAGTGGGTTATCTCAGGCCTATCAGTCAGTGGAACAAGGGAAAATTAGCAGAGTTTAAGGTAAGAAAGACATATATGATGAAATAA
- a CDS encoding MFS transporter has translation MWKKTFISTFTAQILSMVGFSFVLPFLPFFISELGTFSKGQQAFWAGVVMGSSGMTFALFAPFWGVLADRYGRKAMVCRSMFGGTVVLLLMSVVQNVGQLVACRLLQGILTGTISSSVALVASVTPEERSGFALGMMQTAVYIGTTLGPLFGGVLADLYGYRATFRAGALIIFLGGLLVYMGAKEVFIPPDYEKRNPTYGFLRILTTKGFLMAVAILFGVQFSNSMVSPSFPLIVKEILSSQEKLNSITGTILAVSALAGAFSATLFGHTGDRLGQKKILIFCALVASLSSAGHFFAFSIPILFFVRILFGLGVAGMIPAANAIIYNSIDREYIGRAYGMSASISMIGFALGTFSGGMLAKLTGLRIPFLVVAFLHIILAVLIKAFAKTKN, from the coding sequence ATGTGGAAGAAAACATTTATATCTACATTTACTGCGCAGATACTCTCAATGGTTGGATTTTCGTTTGTCCTTCCATTCCTACCATTCTTTATATCTGAACTCGGTACTTTCAGTAAAGGACAGCAGGCATTCTGGGCAGGTGTTGTTATGGGTTCAAGTGGTATGACCTTTGCATTATTTGCTCCATTCTGGGGAGTTCTTGCTGACAGGTATGGCAGAAAGGCAATGGTGTGCAGGTCAATGTTTGGTGGAACTGTTGTTTTACTTTTGATGTCTGTTGTACAGAATGTGGGTCAACTTGTTGCCTGTCGGCTTCTGCAGGGTATTTTAACAGGAACAATCTCTTCAAGTGTTGCGCTTGTCGCAAGTGTCACTCCAGAGGAAAGAAGTGGTTTTGCTCTCGGTATGATGCAAACCGCTGTATATATCGGGACTACATTAGGTCCTCTCTTTGGAGGAGTCCTTGCAGACCTTTACGGGTATCGTGCTACATTCAGGGCAGGGGCACTGATAATATTTTTAGGTGGACTTCTTGTATATATGGGAGCAAAAGAGGTCTTCATTCCACCTGATTATGAAAAGAGAAACCCTACCTATGGATTTTTAAGGATACTTACTACAAAGGGATTTCTTATGGCTGTAGCAATTCTCTTTGGGGTTCAGTTCAGTAATTCTATGGTAAGCCCTTCCTTCCCGCTGATTGTAAAAGAGATTCTTTCATCACAGGAGAAATTGAATAGTATAACAGGTACAATCCTTGCGGTTTCTGCATTAGCGGGTGCTTTCTCTGCTACCCTGTTCGGACACACAGGAGACCGTCTCGGACAGAAAAAGATATTAATATTTTGTGCACTCGTGGCATCTCTATCATCAGCAGGACACTTTTTTGCTTTCAGTATCCCCATATTGTTCTTTGTCAGGATACTTTTTGGTCTGGGTGTTGCAGGGATGATACCGGCTGCCAATGCTATTATCTATAACAGCATAGACAGGGAATATATAGGTAGGGCTTACGGGATGTCTGCCTCCATCAGTATGATTGGATTTGCTTTAGGAACTTTTTCAGGTGGGATGCTTGCCAAATTAACAGGGCTTCGTATACCCTTCCTTGTAGTTGCTTTCCTTCATATAATCCTTGCGGTTCTGATAAAGGCATTTGCAAAAACAAAGAACTGA
- a CDS encoding iron-containing alcohol dehydrogenase, whose protein sequence is MEDIYRYLGKSFVCELCGRTHSIPVKAIKKGDVKDLSSFVSSLLPEIKGICLLTDNIVWEVIGKKCKELLDVNFDVFPHIIYPSGEKRVTARQDYIEGIVSSSQNAEVIITVGTGTITDLGKYAGDILKKPVISIPSAPSMNAYTSGVSALIKNGVKLTFSVSPAKGVFIDEQVLLESPVELIKAGFADSSAKAFANADWKLSSIITGEPFCELPLSIVGKAEEKYIEKGELLLKRDKETLMWLMEGLNLGGISMLIAGTSSPASGGEHLISHFLDMYSHQNSREPFAYHGLQVGTGVYISSVIYEYLGQLSSAEIKKMIEDTHIEYEHKLQQIKEMFPSSADIIEGEFKKKMEIDKIIRRILPESWDKIKKDTFPMVYKPYEVKMFLESAGCPVRLEDIGVDKALAVKAITLSRFIRGRLVILDIAEMLGILEEIIHIVN, encoded by the coding sequence ATGGAAGATATCTACAGGTATCTCGGAAAAAGTTTTGTATGTGAGTTATGTGGAAGGACTCACAGTATACCTGTCAAAGCAATAAAAAAAGGAGATGTAAAGGACTTATCCTCTTTTGTCTCTTCCCTTCTTCCAGAGATAAAGGGTATATGTCTTCTGACAGATAATATTGTATGGGAGGTTATAGGGAAAAAGTGTAAAGAACTTCTTGATGTCAATTTTGATGTATTTCCTCACATTATCTATCCTTCAGGAGAAAAGCGGGTCACTGCAAGGCAGGATTACATTGAAGGGATAGTTTCTTCTTCCCAAAACGCAGAAGTTATTATAACTGTAGGCACAGGGACAATCACTGACCTCGGTAAATATGCTGGGGACATATTAAAGAAGCCGGTCATATCCATCCCTTCTGCACCTTCAATGAATGCCTATACCTCAGGTGTCTCTGCATTGATAAAAAATGGTGTGAAACTCACATTTTCTGTAAGTCCTGCTAAAGGTGTATTTATAGATGAACAGGTCTTATTGGAAAGTCCGGTTGAACTTATAAAAGCCGGCTTTGCTGATAGTTCCGCAAAGGCATTTGCTAATGCTGACTGGAAACTCTCCTCTATCATTACAGGAGAACCTTTCTGTGAACTTCCTTTAAGTATAGTAGGTAAGGCAGAAGAGAAATATATAGAAAAAGGGGAACTTCTATTGAAGAGGGATAAAGAGACCTTAATGTGGCTTATGGAAGGGCTTAACCTCGGCGGTATATCAATGTTAATAGCAGGAACTTCTTCTCCTGCATCTGGTGGAGAACACCTTATATCCCACTTTCTTGATATGTACAGTCATCAGAACAGTAGAGAGCCATTCGCCTATCACGGGCTTCAGGTAGGCACAGGGGTATATATATCCTCTGTAATATATGAATATCTCGGGCAACTTTCTTCTGCAGAGATAAAAAAGATGATAGAAGATACTCATATTGAGTATGAGCATAAACTACAACAGATAAAAGAAATGTTTCCATCAAGCGCTGATATTATTGAAGGAGAATTTAAGAAAAAGATGGAGATTGATAAGATAATCAGACGTATCCTTCCTGAAAGCTGGGATAAGATAAAGAAAGATACTTTCCCGATGGTGTACAAGCCGTATGAAGTGAAAATGTTTTTAGAGAGTGCAGGGTGTCCTGTAAGATTAGAAGATATAGGGGTAGATAAAGCACTTGCAGTAAAAGCCATCACGCTTTCAAGGTTCATAAGGGGACGGCTTGTTATTCTTGATATAGCAGAGATGTTAGGAATACTTGAAGAGATTATCCATATTGTTAATTAG